One genomic region from Vitis riparia cultivar Riparia Gloire de Montpellier isolate 1030 chromosome 17, EGFV_Vit.rip_1.0, whole genome shotgun sequence encodes:
- the LOC117905063 gene encoding UDP-glycosyltransferase 83A1-like isoform X1 produces MGGHVLVIPYPAQGHVSPLMKLAHRISDHGIKVTFVTPESIHARLMAAMPDKDEGLSQMQLVSIPDPWVNKKDIVHVTNRILTVMPVHLKDLIEKVNQTNVDEQITYVVADTTVGWALEVAKKMGIEGSALWPAGPVTLAMGLHIPKLIEAGIIDSYGNPIKSELIRLSKDIPAFSSTNLSWNSADDPTLRQLAFEYAFRLSQTAKISNWLLCNSFYELDSSSCDLIPNVLTLGPLLASNRPGSSAGNLWPNDPTCISWLDKQPAESVIYVAFGSTTFFKQKQFNELALGIELVGRPFLWVVPSVAEYPNEFTQRVSEYGKIVGWADQEKVLAHPSVACFFSHCGWNSTMESLCMGVPFICWPHTVDQLDNRFFICDIWKVGLGLDPDENGLVSRHQIKTKIENLLSDDGIKENALRLKEMARRNVCQGGSSANNFKTFIEALQN; encoded by the exons ATGGGCGGGCATGTGTTGGTTATACCATATCCAGCTCAAGGACATGTCAGTCCTCTTATGAAGTTGGCACACCGGATTTCTGATCATGGGATCAAGGTCACTTTCGTTACCCCCGAGTCCATACATGCAAGACTTATGGCTGCCATGCCAGACAAGGATGAAGGGCTTAGCCAGATGCAGCTAGTCTCAATCCCAGATCCATGggtaaataaaaaagatatagtTCATGTGACTAACAGAATTTTAACAGTCATGCCAGTCCATTTGAAGGACTTGATTGAGAAGGTTAACCAGACAAATGTTGATGAGCAGATCACATATGTTGTTGCTGATACAACAGTTGGGTGGGCACTGGAGGTTGCTAAGAAGATGGGAATTGAGGGATCTGCACTTTGGCCTGCTGGACCAGTAACTCTGGCTATGGGACTTCACATTCCAAAGCTTATTGAGGCTGGAATCATAGACAGTTATG GAAATCCTATCAAATCTGAGTTGATCCGGCTGTCGAAGGATATCCCTGCTTTTAGCAGCACCAATCTTTCATGGAACTCAGCAGATGATCCAACGCTTCGGCAACTTGCATTTGAATATGCTTTCAGGCTCAGCCAAACTGCTAAAATTTCCAACTGGCTTCTTTGTAACTCATTCTATGAACTTGACTCATCATCTTGTGACTTGATTCCCAACGTATTAACCCTTGGACCTTTACTTGCAAGCAATCGTCCTGGTTCTTCTGCTGGAAACTTGTGGCCTAATGATCCAACTTGCATAAGCTGGCTTGATAAACAACCTGCAGAATCAGTCATTTATGTTGCCTTTGGCAGCACAACATTCTTCAAGCAGAAACAATTCAATGAACTGGCACTGGGAATTGAACTTGTAGGCCGGCCGTTTTTATGGGTTGTCCCTTCAGTTGCTGAATACCCCAATGAGTTCACACAGAGAGTATCCGAGTATGGAAAGATTGTTGGATGGGCAGACCAAGAAAAAGTGTTAGCTCATCCTTCTGTTGcatgttttttttcccattGTGGATGGAACTCAACCATGGAGAGCCTATGCATGGGAGTCCCTTTTATATGCTGGCCCCACACTGTTGATCAATTAGACAACAGGTTTTTCATTTGCGATATCTGGAAGGTTGGTTTGGGATTGGATCCAGACGAAAATGGATTGGTTTCAAGACACCAGATTAAGACCAAGATTGAAAACTTGCTTTCTGATGAtggtataaaagaaaatgcactAAGGTTGAAGGAAATGGCTAGAAGAAATGTCTGCCAAGGTGGATCTTCTGCCAATAATTTCAAAACCTTTATTGAAGCATTGCAGAATTGA
- the LOC117904089 gene encoding UDP-glycosyltransferase 83A1-like: MNFSKWLLCNSVYELDSSACDLIPNILPIGPLLAIIYVTFGSTTIFNQHQFNGLAIGLELAGQPFLWVVRTDFTRGSTAEYPDGFIERVADHGKIVSWAPQEKVLAHPSVACFLSHCGWNSTMDGVGMGVPFLCWPYLADQFHNQSYICDKWKVGLGLNPDENGLISRHEIKMKIEKLVSDDGIKANAEKLKEMARKSVCEGGSSYKNFKTFIEAMKH; encoded by the exons ATGAATTTTTCCAAGTGGCTTCTTTGCAACTCGGTTTACGAACTTGACTCATCTGCTTGTGACTTGATTCCTAACATATTACCGATAGGCCCGTTACTTGCAA TCATTTATGTTACCTTTGGTAGCACAACAATCTTCAACCAGCACCAATTCAATGGACTAGCAATTGGTCTCGAACTTGCAGGCCAGCCATTTTTATGGGTTGTCCGAACAGACTTCACCCGAGGATCCACTGCTGAATACCCAGATGGCTTCATAGAGAGAGTAGCGGACCATGGAAAGATTGTTTCATGGGCACCCCAAGAAAAGGTGTTAGCTCACCCTTCTGTAGCATGTTTCTTATCCCATTGTGGATGGAACTCAACCATGGACGGCGTGGGCATGGGAGTCCCCTTCCTATGCTGGCCCTACTTGGCAGATCAATTCCATAACCAGAGTTACATATGCGACAAATGGAAGGTCGGCTTGGGGTTGAACCCAGATGAAAATGGATTGATATCAAGGCATGAGATTAAGATGAAGATTGAAAAGTTGGTCTCTGATGATGGTATAAAAGCAAATGCAGAGAAGTTGAAGGAAATGGCTAGAAAGAGTGTATGCGAAGGCGGATCTTCTTACAAGAATTTCAAAACCTTTATTGAAGCAATGAAACACTGA
- the LOC117905063 gene encoding UDP-glycosyltransferase 83A1-like isoform X2 — translation MGGHVLVIPYPAQGHVSPLMKLAHRISDHGIKVTFVTPESIHARLMAAMPDKDEGLSQMQLVSIPDPWITYVVADTTVGWALEVAKKMGIEGSALWPAGPVTLAMGLHIPKLIEAGIIDSYGNPIKSELIRLSKDIPAFSSTNLSWNSADDPTLRQLAFEYAFRLSQTAKISNWLLCNSFYELDSSSCDLIPNVLTLGPLLASNRPGSSAGNLWPNDPTCISWLDKQPAESVIYVAFGSTTFFKQKQFNELALGIELVGRPFLWVVPSVAEYPNEFTQRVSEYGKIVGWADQEKVLAHPSVACFFSHCGWNSTMESLCMGVPFICWPHTVDQLDNRFFICDIWKVGLGLDPDENGLVSRHQIKTKIENLLSDDGIKENALRLKEMARRNVCQGGSSANNFKTFIEALQN, via the exons ATGGGCGGGCATGTGTTGGTTATACCATATCCAGCTCAAGGACATGTCAGTCCTCTTATGAAGTTGGCACACCGGATTTCTGATCATGGGATCAAGGTCACTTTCGTTACCCCCGAGTCCATACATGCAAGACTTATGGCTGCCATGCCAGACAAGGATGAAGGGCTTAGCCAGATGCAGCTAGTCTCAATCCCAGATCCATGg ATCACATATGTTGTTGCTGATACAACAGTTGGGTGGGCACTGGAGGTTGCTAAGAAGATGGGAATTGAGGGATCTGCACTTTGGCCTGCTGGACCAGTAACTCTGGCTATGGGACTTCACATTCCAAAGCTTATTGAGGCTGGAATCATAGACAGTTATG GAAATCCTATCAAATCTGAGTTGATCCGGCTGTCGAAGGATATCCCTGCTTTTAGCAGCACCAATCTTTCATGGAACTCAGCAGATGATCCAACGCTTCGGCAACTTGCATTTGAATATGCTTTCAGGCTCAGCCAAACTGCTAAAATTTCCAACTGGCTTCTTTGTAACTCATTCTATGAACTTGACTCATCATCTTGTGACTTGATTCCCAACGTATTAACCCTTGGACCTTTACTTGCAAGCAATCGTCCTGGTTCTTCTGCTGGAAACTTGTGGCCTAATGATCCAACTTGCATAAGCTGGCTTGATAAACAACCTGCAGAATCAGTCATTTATGTTGCCTTTGGCAGCACAACATTCTTCAAGCAGAAACAATTCAATGAACTGGCACTGGGAATTGAACTTGTAGGCCGGCCGTTTTTATGGGTTGTCCCTTCAGTTGCTGAATACCCCAATGAGTTCACACAGAGAGTATCCGAGTATGGAAAGATTGTTGGATGGGCAGACCAAGAAAAAGTGTTAGCTCATCCTTCTGTTGcatgttttttttcccattGTGGATGGAACTCAACCATGGAGAGCCTATGCATGGGAGTCCCTTTTATATGCTGGCCCCACACTGTTGATCAATTAGACAACAGGTTTTTCATTTGCGATATCTGGAAGGTTGGTTTGGGATTGGATCCAGACGAAAATGGATTGGTTTCAAGACACCAGATTAAGACCAAGATTGAAAACTTGCTTTCTGATGAtggtataaaagaaaatgcactAAGGTTGAAGGAAATGGCTAGAAGAAATGTCTGCCAAGGTGGATCTTCTGCCAATAATTTCAAAACCTTTATTGAAGCATTGCAGAATTGA
- the LOC117905128 gene encoding UDP-glycosyltransferase 83A1-like: protein MGRRPHVLVVPFPAQGHVAPLMKLAHKVSDHGIKVTFVNTEFIHAKIMASMPDKDGKQSRIELVSVPDGLNPGANRNDAVLLTESILTVMPGHVKDLIEKINRTNDDEKITCVIADTTVGWALEVAEKMGIKRAAVWPGGPGDLALALHIPKLIEARIIDTDGAPMKNELIHLAEDSPAFSITGLSWNLSDDPKIRHVVFGYAFRVSQTVKLSNWLLCNSFYELHSSACNLISDILPIGPLLASNHPAHSAGNFWAEDSTCLRWLDKQPAGSVIYVAFGSLAILSQHQFNELALGIELVGRPFLWVVRSDFTNGSAVEYPDGFMQRVSEYGKIVEWADQEKVLAHLSVACFLSHCGWNSTMEGVSMGVPFLCWPQFADQFCNRNFICDIWKVGLGLDPDGNGIISRHEIKIKIEKLLSDDGIKANALKLKEMARESVSEDGSSSKNFKAFIEAVKH, encoded by the exons ATGGGCAGGCGACCTCATGTGCTTGTTGTACCATTCCCAGCACAAGGACATGTTGCCCCTCTTATGAAGTTGGCCCACAAAGTCTCTGATCATGGAATCAAGGTAACGTTTGTTAACACAGAGTTCATACATGCAAAAATTATGGCTTCAATGCCAGACAAGGATGGAAAGCAGAGCCGAATTGAGCTAGTCTCAGTCCCTGATGGATTGAATCCAGGAGCAAACCGAAATGATGCAGTTTTGCTGACAGAAAGTATTTTAACGGTCATGCCTGGCCATGTTAAGGACTTGATTGAGAAGATTAACCGAACAAATGATGATGAGAAGATCACATGTGTCATTGCTGATACAACAGTTGGGTGGGCACTTGAGGTTGCTGAGAAGATGGGAATCAAGAGAGCTGCAGTTTGGCCTGGTGGACCAGGAGACTTGGCTTTGGCACTTCATATTCCAAAGCTTATTGAGGCCAGAATCATAGATACTGATG GAGCTCCTATGAAAAATGAGTTGATCCATCTGGCTGAGGATAGCCCTGCTTTTAGCATCACTGGTCTTTCATGGAACTTATCAGATGACCCGAAGATCCGACATGTTGTATTTGGATATGCTTTCAGAGTCAGCCAAACTGTCAAACTTTCAAACTGGCTTCTTTGCAACTCATTTTATGAACTTCACTCATCAGCCTGTAACTTGATTTCTGACATACTACCCATTGGCCCTTTACTTGCAAGTAATCATCCTGCTCATTCTGCTGGAAACTTTTGGGCTGAGGATTCAACTTGCCTAAGGTGGCTTGATAAACAACCTGCTGGCTCAGTCATTTATGTTGCCTTTGGCAGCTTAGCAATCTTAAGCCAGCACCAATTCAATGAACTAGCACTTGGCATTGAACTTGTAGGCCGGCCATTTCTATGGGTGGTCCGATCAGACTTTACTAATGGATCAGCTGTTGAATACCCAGATGGGTTCATGCAGAGAGTTTCTGAGTATGGAAAGATTGTGGAATGGGCAGACCAAGAAAAGGTGTTAGCTCACCTTTCTGTTGCATGTTTCTTATCACATTGTGGATGGAACTCGACCATGGAAGGTGTAAGCATGGGAGTTCCTTTTTTATGCTGGCCCCAGTTTGCAGATCAATTCTGCAACCGGAATTTCATATGCGATATCTGGAAGGTTGGTTTGGGATTAGACCCAGATGGAAATGGAATCATATCAAGGCACGAAATTAAGATCAAGATTGAAAAATTGCTTTCTGATGATGGTATAAAAGCAAATGCACTGAAGCTGAAGGAAATGGCTAGAGAAAGTGTGAGTGAAGATGGATCCTCCTCCAAGAATTTCAAAGCCTTTATTGAAGCAGTGAAACATTGA